A DNA window from Leptolyngbya sp. KIOST-1 contains the following coding sequences:
- the rlmN gene encoding 23S rRNA (adenine(2503)-C(2))-methyltransferase RlmN, with amino-acid sequence MAVTSLSTSAPGSEAALPEESRSPHRPLLGQSLAELTEWVQAQGQPAYRGKQLYQWLYQQGARSLQDITVFPKAWRQAMAQVDLGRSTLHHRVVASDGTVKYLLKLADGQIIEAVGIPSAKRLTVCVSSQVGCPMACDFCATGKGGFVRNLATHEIVDQVLTVQEDFGQRVSHIVFMGMGEPLLNTANVVAAIRCLNRDVGIGQRAITLSTVGVPGRIRALAAEQLQVTLAVSLHASNQTQRLQLIPSAGAYPLETLLDECREYVQITGRRVTFEYILLAGLNDQPANAAELAQHLRGFQSHVNLIPYNPISEVDYQRPSEASIRTFVAELEARRIAVTVRYSRGLEENAACGQLRASHR; translated from the coding sequence ATGGCCGTTACTTCCCTGTCTACATCTGCCCCAGGCTCCGAGGCGGCTCTGCCCGAGGAGTCGCGATCGCCCCACAGACCGCTGCTGGGCCAATCGCTGGCGGAACTGACCGAGTGGGTGCAGGCCCAGGGGCAGCCCGCCTATCGCGGCAAGCAGCTCTACCAGTGGCTGTACCAGCAGGGGGCGCGATCGCTCCAGGATATCACCGTCTTCCCCAAAGCCTGGCGCCAGGCCATGGCCCAGGTGGATCTGGGCCGCTCCACCCTGCACCATCGCGTGGTGGCCAGCGATGGCACGGTGAAATATTTGCTGAAGCTGGCCGATGGCCAGATTATTGAAGCCGTGGGCATTCCCTCGGCCAAGCGGCTGACGGTGTGCGTGTCGTCCCAGGTGGGCTGCCCCATGGCCTGCGACTTCTGCGCCACGGGCAAAGGCGGCTTTGTGCGCAACCTGGCCACCCACGAAATCGTCGACCAGGTGCTGACGGTACAGGAAGACTTTGGCCAGCGGGTCAGCCACATTGTCTTTATGGGCATGGGCGAACCGCTGCTCAATACCGCTAACGTGGTGGCCGCCATTCGCTGCCTCAACCGCGACGTGGGCATTGGCCAGCGGGCCATCACCCTGTCTACGGTGGGGGTGCCGGGCCGGATTCGCGCCCTGGCGGCCGAGCAGCTCCAGGTCACCCTGGCAGTCAGTCTGCACGCCTCCAACCAGACCCAGCGGCTCCAGCTCATTCCCAGCGCCGGGGCCTACCCCCTGGAGACGCTGCTCGATGAGTGCCGCGAGTACGTGCAGATCACCGGGCGGCGGGTGACCTTTGAGTATATTCTGCTGGCCGGGCTCAACGACCAGCCGGCCAACGCCGCCGAACTGGCTCAGCATCTGCGTGGCTTCCAGAGTCACGTCAACCTGATCCCCTACAACCCCATCAGCGAGGTTGATTACCAGCGTCCCAGCGAGGCCAGCATTCGTACGTTTGTGGCTGAGCTAGAGGCGCGCCGCATTGCCGTGACGGTGCGCTACTCTCGGGGACTGGAGGAAAACGCCGCCTGTGGACAGCTGCGTGCCTCCCATCGCTGA
- a CDS encoding lysophospholipid acyltransferase family protein yields the protein MALAPVPPLTSLSANPLDMSNWLLALSQVKMSVHGRDRLPPHQPLVVVSNHRSIMDAPLLMSAMGRPVRFACHHYMSQVPGLRNVVSALGCLPLDAPGKGQTAFFRRAMTALGNGEALGIFPEGAAPMVNKTTPDNLNSFHRGFAHLALRAPVEELVIVPVAIAAHRETTNSVVPLRWLSIFDASEPLFQQPGWHPAVFYQEVDLLIGRPVRVDGRLRSRYRTKGTSSLATELTQCCEDEVARLLKQGHY from the coding sequence ATGGCCCTAGCTCCTGTACCGCCGCTGACATCGCTAAGCGCTAATCCGTTGGATATGTCTAACTGGCTGCTGGCCCTGTCACAGGTGAAAATGTCGGTCCACGGGCGCGATCGCCTGCCGCCCCATCAGCCCCTGGTGGTGGTCAGCAACCACCGCAGCATTATGGATGCGCCGCTGCTGATGAGCGCCATGGGTCGCCCAGTGCGCTTTGCCTGCCACCACTACATGAGTCAGGTGCCGGGCTTGCGCAACGTGGTCAGTGCCCTGGGCTGTCTGCCCCTGGATGCCCCTGGCAAGGGCCAGACCGCCTTTTTTCGGCGCGCCATGACTGCCCTGGGCAACGGCGAGGCTTTGGGTATTTTCCCAGAGGGGGCCGCCCCCATGGTCAACAAGACCACCCCCGACAACCTGAACAGTTTCCATCGGGGGTTTGCCCACCTGGCCCTGCGGGCCCCCGTGGAGGAACTGGTGATAGTGCCTGTGGCGATCGCGGCCCATCGGGAAACCACCAATTCGGTGGTCCCCCTGCGCTGGCTGAGTATCTTTGATGCCTCTGAGCCGCTGTTTCAGCAGCCGGGGTGGCACCCGGCGGTGTTTTACCAGGAGGTCGACCTCCTGATTGGCCGGCCCGTGCGGGTGGACGGACGGCTGCGATCGCGCTACCGCACCAAAGGCACCAGCAGTTTGGCCACAGAGCTGACCCAGTGCTGCGAAGATGAAGTAGCCAGGCTGCTCAAGCAGGGCCACTACTGA
- a CDS encoding alpha/beta fold hydrolase — translation MTGPIPLKLYTPTGQHPDRPLFIYLPGMDGSGELFALQSAGLKSHFNIRCLVIPGDDLSSWERLAHQAVQLIRQEAGTAPIYLCGESFGACLALRIVAMAPDLVSHLILINSASSFHRFPWLHWVATLTPWVAAPLYQSSNLFSLPMLANLSRIGEANRQALIRAMAAVTQSSAAWRMALLSQFRLEPLQLYRVTAPTLLVASLGDRLLPSLEEAQRLAALLPNPRIYPLPHSGHASLLEDGVNLGAILRAVNFLPGQVRNSDQLPSSDRPAPLPTHSPTPH, via the coding sequence ATGACTGGACCTATTCCCCTCAAGCTTTACACTCCGACCGGCCAGCACCCCGACCGTCCCCTGTTTATCTACCTACCGGGCATGGACGGCAGCGGCGAACTCTTTGCCCTGCAAAGCGCTGGCCTCAAATCCCACTTTAATATTCGCTGCCTGGTTATCCCCGGCGACGACCTGTCCTCCTGGGAGCGCCTGGCTCACCAGGCCGTGCAGCTGATTCGTCAGGAGGCTGGCACCGCCCCGATCTACCTCTGCGGGGAGTCCTTTGGGGCCTGTCTGGCGCTGCGAATTGTGGCCATGGCCCCTGACCTGGTCAGTCACCTGATTTTGATCAACTCGGCTTCGTCGTTCCATCGCTTTCCCTGGCTGCACTGGGTGGCCACCCTGACCCCCTGGGTGGCCGCACCCCTGTACCAGAGCTCTAACCTGTTCAGCCTGCCGATGCTGGCTAACCTCAGCCGCATTGGCGAGGCCAACCGGCAGGCCCTGATCCGCGCCATGGCGGCGGTGACCCAGAGCAGTGCGGCCTGGCGAATGGCGCTGCTGTCGCAGTTTCGCCTGGAGCCACTGCAGCTGTACCGGGTGACGGCCCCCACGCTGCTGGTAGCTTCCCTGGGCGATCGCCTGCTGCCCTCCCTAGAAGAAGCCCAGCGTTTGGCGGCGCTCTTGCCCAACCCCCGCATCTACCCCCTGCCCCACAGTGGCCACGCCAGCCTGCTGGAAGATGGTGTCAACCTGGGGGCCATTCTGCGGGCGGTCAATTTTTTGCCCGGGCAGGTCCGCAACAGC
- a CDS encoding ATP adenylyltransferase family protein — protein sequence MAHSAEAGLAPGDLWSKIQRQTDHALACGALQPIDTRYEFVEQGGMRFLVRILANLVRKEKADRAQQAQQQAGKPANPFLPYDPDLFVANLSDTHLCLLNKYNVVDHHVLIVTRAFEDQDTWLTEADFEALALGMAEIDGLAFYNGGRRAGASQRHKHLQLVPPPLCPDRSPLPLATVIAALGDMTAALGPLRSPVLPFHHAILPLAERPSPSGKTLLATYRALLAHLGAAWDQSPTRFPYNLLVTREWMIAVARQSDHYQSIPVNSLGFAGSLLVKNLDQLDLLKALGPMTVLERVARGETERAGGV from the coding sequence ATGGCCCATTCCGCCGAGGCCGGATTAGCCCCCGGTGATCTCTGGAGCAAAATTCAGCGGCAGACCGACCACGCCCTGGCCTGTGGTGCCCTACAGCCCATCGACACCCGCTACGAGTTTGTCGAGCAGGGGGGGATGCGGTTTTTGGTAAGAATTTTGGCCAACCTGGTCCGCAAAGAAAAGGCCGATCGGGCGCAGCAAGCCCAGCAGCAGGCCGGTAAGCCAGCCAATCCGTTTTTGCCCTACGACCCGGACCTGTTTGTGGCCAACCTGTCGGACACCCACCTGTGCCTGCTCAACAAGTACAACGTGGTTGACCACCATGTGTTGATTGTCACCCGCGCCTTTGAAGATCAAGATACCTGGCTGACGGAGGCCGACTTTGAGGCCCTGGCCCTCGGTATGGCCGAGATTGACGGCCTGGCGTTTTACAACGGCGGTCGGCGGGCGGGGGCCAGTCAGCGCCACAAGCACCTGCAGCTGGTGCCGCCGCCCCTCTGTCCCGATCGCAGCCCCCTGCCCCTGGCCACCGTCATCGCCGCCCTGGGAGACATGACCGCCGCTCTGGGCCCGCTGCGATCGCCCGTGCTGCCCTTTCACCACGCCATTTTGCCGCTGGCAGAGCGGCCTTCCCCCAGCGGTAAAACGCTGCTGGCGACCTACCGGGCGCTGCTCGCCCACCTGGGCGCCGCCTGGGACCAGTCGCCCACTCGCTTTCCCTACAACCTGCTGGTCACCCGCGAGTGGATGATTGCGGTGGCCCGCCAGTCTGACCACTACCAGTCGATTCCGGTCAACTCCCTGGGGTTTGCCGGGTCGCTGCTGGTCAAGAACCTGGATCAGCTCGATCTGCTCAAGGCCCTGGGGCCGATGACGGTACTGGAGCGGGTGGCCCGTGGGGAAACGGAGCGGGCGGGTGGGGTTTAG
- a CDS encoding cupin domain-containing protein, whose translation MPSSLEPGHLFQLPESLPDGEALTSLIETTNLRVERIVSIGHTTPPGDWYDQGWTEWVVLLQGRATLTYEDGAVLSMGPGDYVLIPAHVRHRVDYTSTDPPCIWLAIHYTDAG comes from the coding sequence ATGCCCTCCTCCCTAGAGCCTGGCCATCTGTTTCAGCTACCCGAGTCGTTGCCCGATGGAGAGGCGTTGACCAGCCTGATAGAAACCACCAATCTGCGGGTTGAGCGCATTGTTTCAATCGGGCATACAACACCCCCCGGCGATTGGTACGACCAGGGCTGGACCGAGTGGGTCGTGTTGCTCCAGGGGCGCGCCACCCTCACCTACGAGGATGGCGCGGTTCTGTCGATGGGGCCGGGCGACTACGTCTTGATCCCGGCCCATGTGCGCCATCGGGTTGATTACACCAGCACCGATCCCCCCTGCATTTGGCTGGCCATTCACTACACCGACGCCGGATGA
- a CDS encoding SPFH domain-containing protein — MPSIIGILALIIIGYTVGSVRIINQGTEALVERLGRYHRKLKPGMNFIVPVLDYIVLRDSVREQILDVAKQGAITSDNVFLEVDAVVYWRILELELTYYAIENVEQGIEELVITTLRSEIGKMKFEETFSSRDELNRALLSQLDEATEPWGVKVTRVEVQEIVPPEEVRRSMQLQQAAELKRRATVLEAQGEQEAAIKRAQATVESIQMLSNALQQRSDTGEILNYLLAQRYVEANQKLGESENSKVLFMDPKMLTEGLVDLMRTNTVTPPKSDGSGDFPSRRRV; from the coding sequence GTGCCGTCGATCATTGGAATTTTGGCGCTGATCATCATTGGTTACACCGTAGGTTCGGTACGCATTATTAACCAGGGCACCGAAGCTCTGGTGGAACGGCTGGGGCGTTACCATCGCAAGCTCAAGCCGGGGATGAATTTCATCGTGCCGGTGCTCGACTACATTGTGCTGCGCGACAGCGTGCGCGAACAGATTCTCGATGTGGCCAAGCAGGGGGCTATCACCAGCGACAACGTGTTTCTAGAGGTGGATGCGGTGGTGTACTGGCGCATCCTGGAGCTGGAGCTGACCTACTACGCGATCGAAAACGTGGAGCAGGGCATTGAAGAACTGGTGATCACCACCCTGCGATCCGAGATCGGCAAGATGAAGTTTGAAGAAACCTTCTCCTCCCGCGATGAGCTCAACCGGGCACTGCTCTCGCAGCTGGATGAGGCCACCGAACCCTGGGGGGTGAAGGTGACTCGAGTAGAGGTGCAGGAAATTGTGCCGCCGGAGGAGGTGCGACGGTCGATGCAGCTGCAGCAGGCAGCGGAGCTAAAACGGCGAGCTACGGTGCTGGAAGCCCAAGGGGAACAGGAGGCCGCTATTAAGCGCGCCCAGGCCACCGTGGAGTCGATTCAGATGCTCTCAAACGCCCTCCAGCAGCGCAGCGATACTGGCGAAATTCTTAACTACCTGTTGGCCCAGCGCTACGTGGAAGCCAACCAGAAGCTGGGAGAGAGTGAAAACTCCAAGGTGCTGTTTATGGACCCGAAAATGCTGACGGAGGGGCTGGTTGACCTGATGCGAACCAATACCGTTACACCTCCCAAGAGCGATGGCTCCGGCGACTTTCCCAGCCGCCGTCGCGTCTAG